A window of Chitinophaga sp. MM2321 contains these coding sequences:
- a CDS encoding carbohydrate kinase family protein — translation MRDGIIVGGNWIIDQIKIVDNYPEQEKLVTILEEYSSNGGSAYNLLKGFSKLGAGFPLEAVGLLGYDERGQQIIEECNNLSIDTSQLRKTTATATSYTDVMSVQSTGKRTFFHQRGANALLHEDHFDFSRSGAKIFHLGYLLLLDQLDQPDAQGVTGAAKVLKAASEKGFITSADIVSEHSDRFSSIIPPSLPYIDYLFVNEFEAAMLTGIPTIDDAGQIHIKGCYEATSRIIGMGVRQWVILHFPEGVVAMSATGEKLYQPCLRVPAAKIAGAVGAGDAFAAGVLMGVHAHAPLQESLQLGVCAAASSLFKATCSDGILPAAQCLELASQFGYREHPPGV, via the coding sequence ATGCGGGATGGGATTATAGTTGGTGGTAACTGGATCATCGATCAGATAAAAATAGTTGACAATTACCCTGAGCAGGAAAAACTGGTGACTATACTGGAAGAATATAGCAGCAATGGTGGCTCGGCCTATAACCTGCTGAAAGGTTTCAGCAAGCTGGGCGCCGGTTTCCCGCTGGAAGCGGTGGGCCTGCTGGGCTATGATGAAAGAGGACAGCAAATCATAGAAGAATGTAATAACTTATCGATCGATACCTCCCAGTTACGCAAAACCACTGCAACTGCCACCTCGTATACGGATGTAATGTCAGTACAATCTACCGGCAAGCGCACCTTCTTTCATCAGCGGGGCGCCAATGCATTGCTGCATGAAGATCATTTTGATTTCAGCCGCTCAGGTGCAAAGATCTTTCACCTGGGGTACCTGCTGCTCCTGGACCAGCTTGACCAACCGGATGCCCAAGGTGTAACTGGTGCGGCAAAAGTATTGAAAGCCGCATCAGAAAAAGGGTTCATTACCTCTGCGGATATTGTGAGCGAGCATAGCGACCGCTTTTCAAGTATCATTCCACCATCACTGCCATATATCGACTACCTGTTTGTAAACGAATTTGAAGCCGCTATGCTGACCGGCATCCCCACCATAGATGATGCTGGTCAGATCCATATCAAAGGCTGCTATGAAGCGACATCGCGCATTATCGGGATGGGCGTAAGGCAGTGGGTGATCCTGCATTTCCCGGAAGGGGTTGTAGCCATGAGTGCCACCGGTGAAAAGCTTTACCAGCCATGCCTGCGTGTGCCTGCTGCAAAAATTGCAGGCGCAGTAGGCGCCGGCGATGCTTTTGCTGCGGGTGTACTGATGGGTGTTCACGCCCATGCGCCCTTACAGGAAAGCCTGCAACTGGGCGTTTGTGCCGCAGCGTCCAGCCTGTTCAAAGCTACTTGTTCAGATGGCATACTACCCGCTGCGCAATGCCTGGAGCTGGCCAGCCAGTTCGGCTACCGCGAGCACCCGCCGGGGGTATAG
- a CDS encoding aldolase yields MKAYKLNRLFNSKSGHCFDVAIDHGFFNEFSFLNGIENIQKAVEILVNAAPDAIQLTTGQAHYLQSIPGKEKPSLVLRTDVANVYGNELPRALFSRMIANPVEQAIRLDATCVVVNLFRIPGEPEVTDQCIQNILQIKPVCDLYDMPLMIEPLVFRPNAEAGGYMVDGDVKKIVPLVRQAVELGADIIKADPTDDVNDYHKVVETAGRIPVLVRGGGRASDEEILKRTYGLMQQGVKGIVYGRNVIQHPNPAGMTQALMAIVHEGATPAEAAAKFLVNKVSA; encoded by the coding sequence ATGAAAGCATATAAACTAAACAGACTGTTTAACAGTAAATCCGGTCACTGTTTTGATGTGGCCATTGATCATGGTTTCTTTAATGAATTTTCCTTCCTCAATGGTATAGAGAATATACAGAAAGCAGTGGAGATCCTGGTGAATGCTGCACCGGATGCCATACAGCTTACCACCGGCCAGGCGCATTACCTGCAATCCATTCCCGGTAAGGAAAAGCCTTCGCTGGTTTTGCGTACGGATGTAGCCAATGTATATGGCAATGAACTGCCCCGTGCTTTATTCAGCAGGATGATCGCTAACCCGGTAGAACAGGCCATCAGGCTGGATGCTACCTGCGTAGTGGTAAACCTGTTCAGGATCCCCGGCGAGCCTGAAGTGACCGACCAGTGTATCCAGAACATCCTGCAAATAAAACCTGTTTGTGATCTGTACGATATGCCCTTGATGATTGAACCCCTGGTATTTCGCCCGAATGCAGAAGCAGGTGGTTATATGGTAGACGGGGATGTGAAAAAGATTGTTCCCCTGGTAAGACAGGCGGTAGAATTAGGTGCAGATATCATCAAAGCCGATCCAACGGATGATGTGAATGACTATCACAAGGTAGTTGAAACTGCCGGCCGTATACCGGTACTGGTACGTGGTGGTGGCCGCGCAAGCGATGAGGAAATACTAAAAAGGACCTATGGACTGATGCAACAAGGCGTGAAAGGTATTGTATACGGAAGGAATGTGATCCAGCACCCTAACCCTGCTGGCATGACACAGGCATTGATGGCCATTGTACATGAAGGGGCAACACCTGCGGAAGCAGCAGCAAAATTCCTTGTAAATAAAGTATCAGCTTAA
- a CDS encoding glycosyl hydrolase 2 galactose-binding domain-containing protein, which produces MQKLLIILLLTMNSAILSGQEKRTLLNWEIGYHKQVADAPAKWMPAAVPGAVQLDVMKAEHYKQPYWYGDHVLQFDWMEDYFFTYRTTFKKPALTAGQQLYFHSKGIDYHFKVILNGEELLEQEGMFTYVDLDLTGKLKENNELKIILRPVPKIEAAKVFVKGTETYRQNARESAKPAVSYGWDWHPRLVTRGIWDETYLALRNRSHLTDAAVTYQLNESLSAANIELNIAGQSLHNTSFKWLLKDDKGKIVVEKSGILADDQQTVSAQLDQPKLWWPNGYGEPVLYTSELELYDNDKKRIDQQSSKVDFRKIRLIMNEGAWDEPQTFPVTRSVSPASLEVNGRRIFAKGTNWVHPEIFVGLITAELYEKQIKLAKEAHMNIFRVWGGGITNKQSFFDLCDQYGMLVWQEFPLACNNYTDDQSYLNVLEQEARSIIKRVKNHACLAMWSGGNELFNSWSRMTDQSLALRLLNSICYQLDPHTPFIATSPQYGMGHGYYVFADLEKGTELYQWMAKDRKTAYTEFGVPGAANISVLKSFIPSGELFPPAPNTAWELHHGVGAWGDHRWLDLPVLEHYFGKIHSLEKLVEYSQLTQSEGLQFMYEEARRQKPYCSMALNWCYQEPWPSAANNSLLNWPSEVKPAYYAVAKACRPVLASVRAPKFSWKTGEAFTCDVFVLNDTYDALASSQVTVAIICDGKEQTILNWDFPGTKAFENAAGPTARVVLPAMKDQLFKVKVSVKGKPDYTSEYTFLHLKDAAE; this is translated from the coding sequence ATGCAGAAATTACTGATCATATTATTGTTGACCATGAATAGTGCTATTTTATCCGGACAGGAAAAAAGGACCTTACTTAACTGGGAAATCGGCTACCATAAACAGGTAGCCGATGCTCCTGCGAAATGGATGCCGGCTGCCGTACCCGGTGCTGTGCAGCTGGATGTCATGAAAGCGGAGCATTACAAACAGCCCTACTGGTATGGCGATCATGTTTTGCAGTTCGACTGGATGGAAGATTATTTTTTTACTTACAGAACAACGTTTAAAAAGCCTGCATTGACTGCTGGTCAGCAATTGTACTTTCATTCAAAAGGGATCGATTATCATTTTAAAGTGATCCTGAACGGGGAAGAACTGCTGGAGCAGGAAGGGATGTTTACGTACGTAGATCTTGACCTCACCGGCAAACTAAAAGAAAACAATGAACTGAAAATAATATTACGGCCCGTGCCAAAAATAGAAGCGGCCAAAGTGTTTGTAAAAGGCACCGAAACCTACCGGCAGAATGCGCGCGAGAGTGCCAAACCTGCCGTTAGCTATGGCTGGGATTGGCACCCACGGCTGGTTACAAGAGGTATCTGGGATGAAACTTACCTGGCGCTGCGTAACAGGTCGCATTTAACAGATGCAGCGGTGACTTATCAATTAAATGAGTCGTTATCCGCTGCAAATATTGAACTGAATATCGCTGGTCAATCACTGCATAACACGTCTTTTAAATGGTTACTGAAAGATGATAAAGGAAAGATAGTTGTTGAGAAATCAGGCATCCTTGCGGATGATCAGCAAACTGTTTCCGCACAACTGGACCAGCCTAAACTCTGGTGGCCCAACGGTTACGGAGAGCCGGTATTGTACACCAGTGAACTGGAATTGTACGACAATGATAAAAAAAGAATCGATCAGCAAAGCAGTAAAGTAGACTTCCGTAAAATCAGGCTGATCATGAACGAAGGCGCCTGGGATGAACCGCAAACTTTCCCCGTAACGCGGAGTGTATCGCCCGCCAGCCTGGAGGTAAACGGCCGGCGCATTTTTGCAAAAGGAACGAACTGGGTACATCCGGAGATCTTTGTAGGATTAATTACAGCTGAACTTTACGAAAAACAGATCAAACTGGCGAAAGAGGCACACATGAACATCTTTCGTGTATGGGGTGGCGGTATTACCAACAAACAATCTTTCTTTGATCTCTGCGATCAGTATGGGATGTTGGTGTGGCAGGAATTTCCATTAGCCTGCAATAATTACACAGACGATCAATCCTATTTAAATGTACTGGAACAGGAAGCGCGTTCCATCATCAAACGTGTGAAGAATCATGCCTGTCTTGCTATGTGGAGCGGTGGTAATGAACTGTTCAACAGCTGGAGCCGCATGACCGATCAGTCGCTGGCCCTGCGCCTGCTGAACAGCATCTGTTATCAGCTGGACCCACACACACCTTTTATTGCTACGTCCCCGCAATACGGTATGGGGCACGGTTATTACGTATTTGCTGATCTTGAAAAAGGGACCGAGTTATACCAGTGGATGGCGAAGGACCGGAAAACCGCGTACACAGAGTTTGGAGTACCCGGCGCCGCCAATATCAGTGTGCTAAAATCATTTATTCCATCCGGCGAACTATTTCCACCTGCACCAAATACGGCCTGGGAGCTTCATCACGGCGTAGGCGCCTGGGGCGATCACCGCTGGCTCGACCTGCCGGTACTGGAACATTATTTTGGCAAGATCCATTCTTTGGAAAAGCTGGTGGAGTATAGTCAGCTTACACAATCGGAAGGACTGCAATTCATGTATGAAGAAGCGCGCCGCCAAAAGCCATATTGTAGTATGGCCCTCAACTGGTGTTACCAGGAACCCTGGCCCAGTGCAGCCAACAACAGCCTGCTCAACTGGCCCAGCGAAGTGAAGCCCGCTTATTATGCCGTGGCTAAAGCCTGCCGGCCCGTGTTGGCAAGCGTGCGCGCGCCAAAGTTCTCCTGGAAAACGGGAGAGGCTTTTACCTGTGATGTATTTGTGTTGAATGATACCTATGATGCATTGGCGTCTTCGCAGGTAACCGTCGCGATCATCTGCGACGGGAAGGAGCAAACCATTCTGAATTGGGATTTCCCCGGAACAAAAGCATTTGAAAATGCAGCCGGTCCTACCGCCAGGGTAGTACTGCCTGCCATGAAGGATCAGTTATTCAAGGTAAAGGTAAGCGTGAAAGGGAAGCCGGATTATACATCTGAATACACTTTCCTGCATTTGAAAGATGCGGCTGAATAA
- a CDS encoding RagB/SusD family nutrient uptake outer membrane protein translates to MRSFITIIAIAALSLSSCKKMLEEKPYGVFANNNYYNTEQDAMNALLYAYDPINNIEYGARFLFNLVDITTNQYKFYGKGLETNLYTWDVDPNTEEFLYFFKYAYLGVSRANSVLENVEKMENISAASKRQFLGEAHFLRAFHYFMLVRTYGEVPLHDKVVESVSQTKADYGTIQQLYEFIIKDLEAAIPMLTISKQAGRADKVAAQFLMSKVYLTMASSGMTGAPGYEWVGDYEQTYTKAAEYADAVVNNQSTYGLDPSLLNVYDVNHQADGMEHIFITSMYRDGKGFEGNFSQLPQMFGIGLPSIFIASSLTGGAGVQKVIDGTSCWSYYRVDNDFYNTYSNDDIRKKMMVTTIYNENGSVLANYAPSNINSGNATVSAFYFPFCRKYTDPQSLTNRTSANLYLMRFAEAALTYAEAAGPTTEGYKWVNNVRERAGLQPLQTGLSPKEFREAIWQELTWELAFEGHGLFELRRTNRVVQGITNKQVKQEYAYFYPVPQREVDLNPNK, encoded by the coding sequence ATGAGATCATTCATAACGATTATAGCTATCGCCGCCCTCTCGCTTTCATCCTGCAAAAAAATGCTGGAAGAAAAGCCCTATGGCGTGTTTGCCAACAACAATTATTATAATACAGAACAGGATGCCATGAATGCCCTGTTATATGCCTACGATCCGATCAACAATATTGAATACGGGGCCCGCTTCCTTTTCAACCTGGTGGACATTACAACCAACCAGTACAAGTTTTATGGAAAGGGGCTGGAAACAAACCTGTATACCTGGGATGTGGATCCAAACACCGAAGAATTCCTGTACTTCTTTAAATACGCTTATCTCGGCGTTAGCCGCGCCAATTCGGTGCTGGAGAACGTAGAAAAGATGGAGAATATTTCAGCTGCCAGCAAACGCCAGTTTTTGGGAGAAGCCCATTTTCTGCGCGCCTTCCATTATTTCATGCTGGTACGTACTTATGGCGAAGTACCGCTGCACGATAAGGTAGTGGAAAGCGTAAGCCAGACAAAAGCCGATTATGGTACCATACAACAATTGTATGAGTTCATTATCAAAGACCTGGAAGCAGCTATTCCCATGCTCACCATTTCCAAACAGGCCGGACGCGCTGATAAAGTAGCCGCCCAGTTCCTGATGAGTAAAGTGTATTTAACCATGGCATCTTCCGGAATGACCGGCGCGCCTGGTTATGAATGGGTGGGTGATTACGAACAGACCTACACAAAAGCTGCGGAATATGCCGATGCAGTAGTGAATAACCAATCTACCTACGGTCTTGATCCAAGCCTGCTGAATGTATACGATGTAAACCACCAGGCAGACGGTATGGAGCATATCTTCATCACTTCTATGTACAGGGATGGTAAAGGGTTTGAAGGTAATTTCTCCCAGTTGCCGCAGATGTTTGGCATTGGTCTGCCCTCCATCTTTATTGCCAGTTCCCTTACCGGTGGTGCAGGTGTGCAGAAGGTGATCGATGGTACTTCCTGCTGGAGTTATTATCGTGTTGATAATGATTTTTATAACACTTATTCAAACGATGATATCCGCAAAAAAATGATGGTCACTACCATTTACAATGAAAATGGTTCCGTACTGGCAAATTATGCGCCTTCAAATATCAATAGCGGTAACGCTACAGTGAGTGCATTTTATTTTCCTTTCTGCCGTAAATACACAGATCCGCAGTCACTTACCAACCGTACCAGCGCCAACCTTTACCTGATGCGGTTTGCAGAAGCGGCACTTACGTATGCAGAAGCGGCAGGTCCAACAACAGAAGGGTATAAATGGGTGAATAACGTGAGAGAAAGGGCAGGATTACAACCGCTGCAGACAGGACTGAGCCCGAAAGAATTCAGGGAGGCTATATGGCAGGAACTTACCTGGGAGCTGGCCTTTGAAGGGCATGGTCTTTTTGAACTGCGCCGTACAAACCGCGTTGTGCAAGGTATCACGAATAAACAGGTGAAACAGGAATACGCCTATTTCTATCCTGTACCACAGCGTGAAGTGGACCTAAACCCGAATAAATAA
- a CDS encoding SusC/RagA family TonB-linked outer membrane protein, with product MKSYYLSKVFVALLLQRKRVPVLCSSILCLCCCFFTDNAHADIPVNTPVAIRQDTARTIKGTVLDQQGAPLFRASVAVKGTTTGAYTNEAGKFSVAARTGQVLMISYTGQKTKEIKVGAQTELLIELESAGDLGEVVVLGYGAVKKSDLTGSVASIKGEKITQASAGSFESLLQGRVSGLQVINSNNDNPQGGTTVRVRGVSSINGSNAPLVVVDGIPLGEAGNLNAVNPNIIASIEVLKDASATAIYGSRGANGVIMITTKRGASGKANVWFNQKTGFGTFSKPLDYWKDGLKMSMLEDEAMENAGLEPRYIGKKDPSGTYYPSRAEIKSGAWPYKTDWTPYVFRDPSVSYDYNVGVEGGTKDNHYYISLGYLKGEGMQIGDDYNKISLDLSYDNKVAENLTIRSKAGLWKGKRLYNYGMNYSRNPLFPVYNGDGTYYKMNELDYGNPVTMTNERVNNAGNMDAYATLQMEWDIVKDLQFIVRGNARGGSGESYFFNPPVHTLGGDLYNGEGGMGSSNYLNLTSDAYLTYTKSFAEKHLFSLMGGINYENSVSKGVNVVGQGFSNVVLKEENLAGAEKQIINNNRTETTLASGFARLNYTYNDRYLLTVTARADGSSKFGDDNKWGFFPSGALSWKMEEEDFIRDLNIFDQLKLRTSYGISGNQGISPYQSISQFGNDYYYLNGKEYIIYGVGKEIGREGIGNRYVQWGGMANKNLRWEKTGQFDVGIDMSVLDNRISITADYYYKRTTDLLRRQFLNPSTGFDRVWTNDGEVVNKGFELSIDGRVIDKGKFQFNAGLIFNMNRNTVIDIGSQESSGYITDANGIRYEPYGSGVLNDAYLNVLAIGYPINAFYGYAVNGIIQNKPGNNAKMNQPGEFNYVGLKEDGTVDPNARTIIGDPNPDFTGSLNLQLTHASGLDLSVLLYGMYGNDIFATRKLDAASLQEKRWTAEEPNNERPKLRADRQYLASSWFVEDGSFLRIQNIVLGYRLPATIKFLKQGRIYTSVTNPVTWSKTSEFDPEVGESGRGAAAYPRITTITAGLEIKF from the coding sequence ATGTTTATGCTGCTGTTTCTTTACGGATAATGCGCATGCGGATATTCCCGTTAACACACCTGTTGCGATCAGACAGGACACAGCACGTACAATCAAAGGAACGGTGCTTGACCAGCAGGGAGCCCCGCTATTCCGCGCGTCAGTGGCCGTGAAAGGCACCACAACAGGCGCTTATACCAATGAAGCCGGCAAGTTTTCTGTGGCCGCGCGTACCGGGCAGGTACTCATGATCAGCTATACCGGCCAGAAAACAAAAGAAATAAAAGTAGGCGCGCAAACAGAATTGTTGATTGAGCTGGAATCTGCCGGCGACCTGGGAGAAGTAGTGGTATTGGGTTATGGCGCGGTGAAGAAAAGTGATCTTACCGGCAGCGTGGCCTCCATCAAAGGCGAAAAGATCACACAGGCATCCGCAGGTAGCTTTGAGTCTTTATTACAAGGCCGTGTATCCGGTTTGCAGGTGATCAACAGCAACAACGATAATCCACAGGGCGGTACCACTGTGCGCGTAAGAGGCGTGAGCTCCATCAACGGTTCCAACGCACCTTTAGTGGTGGTAGATGGTATCCCCCTGGGCGAAGCCGGTAACCTGAATGCGGTAAACCCTAACATCATTGCATCCATAGAAGTATTGAAAGATGCTTCTGCCACCGCTATTTATGGATCAAGAGGTGCTAACGGTGTTATCATGATCACAACAAAACGTGGCGCCAGCGGAAAGGCAAATGTATGGTTCAATCAGAAAACAGGTTTCGGTACATTCAGTAAACCACTGGATTACTGGAAAGATGGATTGAAGATGTCGATGCTGGAAGATGAAGCCATGGAAAACGCCGGTCTTGAACCACGCTATATCGGTAAGAAAGACCCTTCAGGCACTTATTACCCATCGCGTGCAGAAATCAAAAGTGGCGCCTGGCCTTATAAAACTGACTGGACACCCTATGTATTCCGCGATCCCTCCGTTAGCTACGATTATAATGTGGGCGTTGAAGGTGGCACCAAAGACAACCACTATTACATCAGTCTCGGTTACCTGAAAGGTGAAGGCATGCAGATAGGTGATGACTACAACAAAATTTCACTGGACCTTTCTTACGATAATAAAGTAGCGGAAAACCTCACCATCAGAAGTAAAGCGGGTTTGTGGAAAGGAAAAAGATTGTATAACTACGGCATGAACTATTCCCGTAATCCTTTATTCCCGGTGTATAATGGCGATGGTACCTATTATAAAATGAATGAACTGGATTATGGTAATCCCGTAACCATGACCAATGAGCGGGTGAATAATGCAGGCAATATGGATGCTTATGCTACCCTGCAAATGGAGTGGGATATTGTGAAAGACCTCCAGTTCATTGTTCGCGGTAACGCCCGCGGCGGTTCCGGCGAAAGCTATTTCTTCAATCCGCCGGTACACACATTGGGCGGCGACCTCTATAACGGTGAAGGCGGTATGGGTTCTTCCAACTACCTCAACCTCACAAGCGACGCTTATCTTACTTATACTAAATCATTCGCGGAAAAACACCTGTTCAGTTTGATGGGTGGTATTAACTATGAGAACAGTGTAAGCAAGGGCGTAAACGTAGTAGGACAAGGGTTTTCAAACGTGGTCCTGAAAGAAGAGAACCTCGCAGGTGCAGAGAAACAGATCATCAACAATAACAGAACGGAAACAACACTTGCTTCCGGTTTTGCTAGATTGAATTATACTTATAACGATCGTTACCTGCTCACCGTTACCGCCAGGGCGGATGGTAGCTCTAAATTCGGAGACGATAACAAGTGGGGCTTTTTCCCCTCCGGCGCTTTGAGCTGGAAAATGGAAGAAGAAGATTTTATCCGCGACCTCAACATATTTGATCAGTTGAAACTGCGCACCAGCTATGGTATTTCAGGTAACCAGGGCATATCGCCTTACCAGTCTATTTCCCAGTTCGGAAATGATTATTACTATCTCAACGGAAAAGAATATATCATTTATGGTGTTGGTAAAGAGATCGGCCGCGAAGGGATTGGCAACAGGTATGTGCAGTGGGGTGGTATGGCTAACAAAAATCTGCGCTGGGAAAAAACAGGACAGTTCGATGTTGGTATAGACATGTCGGTACTTGATAACAGGATTTCCATCACCGCAGATTATTATTATAAGAGAACAACCGATTTGCTGAGAAGACAATTCCTCAATCCCAGCACCGGTTTCGACAGGGTATGGACCAATGACGGTGAAGTGGTGAACAAAGGCTTCGAGCTTTCAATAGACGGCCGCGTGATCGATAAAGGTAAGTTCCAGTTCAATGCCGGCCTGATCTTCAACATGAACAGGAATACGGTGATCGACATCGGTTCGCAGGAAAGTTCCGGCTATATTACCGATGCAAACGGTATCCGGTACGAACCTTATGGCAGCGGTGTACTGAACGATGCTTATCTCAACGTACTCGCTATCGGTTATCCCATCAACGCTTTCTATGGTTATGCGGTGAATGGTATCATACAAAACAAACCCGGTAACAATGCAAAGATGAACCAGCCGGGTGAATTTAATTATGTTGGATTGAAAGAAGATGGTACGGTAGATCCTAATGCCCGCACTATCATCGGTGATCCCAATCCTGATTTTACCGGAAGCCTCAACCTGCAGTTGACACATGCTTCAGGGCTTGACCTGAGCGTGCTGTTGTACGGTATGTATGGTAACGACATTTTCGCTACCCGCAAACTGGATGCAGCTTCTTTACAGGAAAAACGCTGGACAGCTGAAGAGCCGAACAACGAACGCCCGAAACTTCGTGCCGACAGACAGTACCTCGCTTCTTCCTGGTTTGTGGAAGACGGATCTTTCCTGAGGATACAGAATATCGTGTTGGGATACCGTCTCCCCGCTACTATCAAGTTCCTGAAACAGGGAAGAATATACACAAGTGTAACCAACCCTGTTACCTGGTCAAAGACCAGCGAGTTTGACCCGGAAGTAGGAGAGAGTGGCCGCGGAGCAGCAGCTTATCCGCGCATCACCACTATCACTGCCGGTCTGGAAATCAAGTTTTAA